A single genomic interval of Synergistaceae bacterium harbors:
- a CDS encoding NAD(P)-dependent oxidoreductase — MKKIAFIGAGRMGKPMLKNLIKLGFEVHVFARSIMKVYDVISNGAKYHSTIYDCVKDCEVVITVLGFPKDVEEVYFATGKVLDSAKEGTYIIDMTTTSPALAKMINEECTKKGLHFLDAPVTGGVAAAKTAALSIMVGGDEEDYRMCLPLFRAMGTNINYMGEAGMGQHTKLANQIMIAGALAGVCEGMTYARSIGLDMPKFLRAVSTGGAGSHQLDSAGPKILDRDFTPGFSVKHFVKDMLLAIDEAKKEYLNLDVLTLVMSHFNYLEDDGFGENGTQVLIKYYGG, encoded by the coding sequence GTGAAGAAGATAGCTTTTATCGGTGCAGGCAGAATGGGCAAGCCTATGCTTAAGAATCTCATAAAGCTCGGGTTTGAAGTTCACGTGTTCGCGCGCTCAATAATGAAGGTCTACGACGTTATCAGCAACGGAGCGAAATACCACAGCACAATCTACGACTGCGTGAAGGACTGCGAGGTAGTGATTACGGTGCTGGGTTTCCCGAAAGACGTTGAGGAGGTGTACTTTGCGACGGGAAAAGTTCTCGACAGCGCAAAGGAAGGCACGTACATTATCGACATGACCACAACCAGCCCTGCCCTCGCGAAGATGATTAACGAGGAGTGCACGAAGAAGGGGCTTCACTTCCTTGATGCTCCTGTTACTGGAGGAGTAGCCGCCGCGAAGACCGCCGCACTGTCAATCATGGTCGGAGGAGACGAAGAGGATTACAGGATGTGCCTTCCGCTTTTCCGCGCGATGGGTACGAACATCAATTACATGGGAGAAGCGGGAATGGGACAGCACACGAAGCTGGCGAACCAGATAATGATTGCCGGAGCACTTGCGGGAGTCTGCGAGGGAATGACCTACGCGCGGAGCATCGGGCTGGACATGCCGAAGTTTCTGCGGGCAGTTTCGACGGGAGGGGCAGGGTCTCACCAGCTCGACAGTGCAGGGCCGAAGATTCTCGACAGGGATTTTACGCCGGGCTTCTCGGTGAAACATTTCGTGAAGGATATGCTCCTCGCAATCGACGAGGCTAAGAAGGAGTACCTGAACCTTGACGTTCTTACGCTGGTCATGAGCCACTTCAACTACCTCGAGGATGACGGCTTCGGCGAGAACGGGACGCAGGTTCTCATCAAGTACTACGGAGGCTGA